The DNA sequence CGGCGACTCCAGCTGCGGGTTGAGCGCCACGCCGGCCGCGTACGCCGACACCAGGAGCACCAGGTGGGCGAGGAACCGCGGCCGCGGTCGGAAGTACGCGGCGAAGACGCCGAACAGCGTCAGGCAGATGCCGACCAGGAACTGCGCCTCCATGCGCGGCACGGCGTACGCCGCCCACCCGGCCAGCAGCGACACCGTGGCGATGGCGATGTCCAGGCCGAGCTCGTCCGGGATCCGGGGGAGCGCGACCCACGAGGCCAGGGCGAGCCCGGCGAGCACGACGGCGAGCACCGTGTTGTTCGAGCGAAGGTCGGCCTCGTCCTCGAGGACCACGCCCACCAGCAGCACGAACGCCGCGGCGGTGCCCAGCACCAGCGTCAGCACCGCGTAGGGCAGACGCCGGGGGACGGACTCCAGGCTCGTGCGCGCCCGGACCTGCCGAGACGGGGCCGGGCGGGCTAGGCCCCCGTCCTGCGGCCCGCGCATGGCTCCAGGCTAGACAGGCGCCGGTCCGCAGTCCCTCCGGCAGAGGCTCCCGTGATGTGACGTCGGCGGGGTGACGCGGTCGCGCGACCACCGCCGCTCCCCGCTCGGCCGCTCGGGCGGAGGACGGCGTCGGCGCGAAGTCGCCGGAGCCTGGTTGGATCGGTCCGTGACCCCCGACGCCCCGGACGACGCCGTCCCCGATCCCGCGGGCACGGATGGCGCGCCCGGAGGTCCGGCGGGCTCGCGGTCGCGCGCGGCCCGGGGCCGGCGGCGCCCCGCAGGTGGTGCAGGGTCCGCTCCCGCTGCCGAGCCGGCCGCGCTCGACGGGGCACCCACCGTCGACGGTCCCGGCGAGGGCGACGCCGACGCGACCGACGACGCGAGCCACGACGACGACGTGACACGCGCCGACGCGACCCGCGCTGATGCGACCGACACGGACGCGACCGACAGCGACGCGACCGACGGGGACGACGGGCGCGACGCCGACCAGAGCGCCGCGACCGACGACGAGGACGGCGCGGAGGAGCCCACGCCCACAGCGGTCGCGGAGGCGCTGGCCGCCGCTGTCGACGCGCTGCACGGCGAGCACCGCGAGGGGCAGCTGGCGATGGCCGAGGCGGTCGCGGCCACCCTCGCCGGCCGGGGCCACCTGCTGGTGCAGGCGGGCACCGGCACAGGCAAGTCGCTGGCCTACCTCGTGCCCGCGATCCTGCACGCCGTCTCGCCCGAGCGGCGGGTGGTGGTCGCCACCGCCACGCTCGCGCTCCAGCACCAGCTCGTCTCGCGCGACCTGCCGCGCGTGGCCGACGCCCTCGAGCCCATCCTGGGCCGGCGTCCGACGTACGCCGTGCTCAAGGGGCGGCACAACTACGTGTGCCTCGACCGGCTCAACCGCGGCGCCGACGACCGCGAGGACTCCGACGCCGACGCCCTGTTCGCGGCGCCCACCACGGTGCTCGGCCGCCAGGCGCGCGACCTGCGCGCGTGGGTCGACGAGACCGACACCGGCGACCGCGACGACCTGCCGTTCCCCGTGGACGGCCGGGTGTGGCGCGGCGTCTCGGTGTCCGGCCGCGAGTGCGTCGGGGCGCAGAAGTGCGCCTTCGGGCAGGAGTGCTTCGCCGAGCTCGCGCGCGAGCGGGCCGGCGCCTCGCAGGTGGTGATCACCAACCACGCGATGCTCGCGATCCACACGCTCGACGGCGTCCCGCTGCTGCCGGACCACGACGGCGTGGTGATCGACGAGGGCCACGAGCTCGTCGACCGCGCCACTGGTGCCGTCACGAACGAGCTGTCGGCCGCGATGCTCGAGCGGGCGGTGTCGCGGGCGCGGCGCCTGCTCGACCCGGACCTCGTCGAGCGGCTCGAGTCGGCGCACGAGGCGCTCGACGTCGAGCTCGCCGTGCGCGCCGAGGGCCTGTTCGGCCCGGTGCGCGTCGAGACGGTCGAGGGCTCGCTGCTGCTCGCGCTCGCGTCGGTGCGCGACACCACCCACGCCGCCATCGGCGCGCTGGCCGCAGACTCCTCGAGCAAGGACGACCCCGAGGCCAACGCCGCCAAGTCCCGGGCCCGCGGCCTGCTCGGCGAGGTGCACGACGTCGCCGGCGAGCTGCTCTCGCTCGACGAGCAGAAGGTGGCCTGGCTCGACCCGGGGGAGCGCCGCACCCCCACCCTGCGGATCGCGCCGCTCACCGTGGCCGGGCTGCTGCGCAGCACGCTGTTCGACGAGAGCCGCGTCGTCGTCACCAGCGCCACGATGCAGCTCGGCGGCTCGTTCGACCCGGTCGCGCGCTCGTTCGGCCTCGACCTCGCCGACCGGCTCGAGCCCGAGGCGCCGGTCACGAGCACGGGCGGCTCCGGCCCGGCGGTGCGTCGTCCCGCCCGGACCAAGCCCGGGGCGTGGACCGGCCTCGACGTCGGGTCCCCGTTCGACTACGGGCGTCAGGGGATCCTCTACGTCGCGGCGTCCGTGCCGCCGCCCGGCCGCGAGGGCACCGACACCGCGGCGATGGACGAGCTGGCCGACCTCATCGGCGCCGCCGGCGGTCGCACGCTCGCGCTGTTCTCCTCGTGGCGCGGCGTCGAGCGCGCGGCCGAGCACCTCGCCGAGTCGCTGCCCGACCGCCTGCTCGACCGCGGCATCGTCCCGCTCGACGCGCCGGTGCTCGTGCAGAAGCGCGGCGACTCCGTGGCCGACCTCGTCTCGCGCTTCGCCGCGGAGCCGCGCTCGGTGCTGCTCGGCACGCTGTCGTTGTGGCAGGGGGTCGACGTCCCGGGGGAGGCGTGCCACCTCGTCGTCATCGACCGCATCCCGTTCCCGCGTCCGGACGACCCGCTCATCGCGGCGAGGTCGCGCTACGCCGAGGAGCACGGCGGCAACGGCTTCACCGCGGTGTCGGTGCCGCGCGCCGCGCTGCTGCTCGCGCAGGGCGTGGGCCGGCTGATCCGCTCCTCGACCGACCGCGGCGTGGTCGCCGTCCTCGACCCGCGGCTCGCGACCGCCCGCTACGGCGAGTACCTGCGCCGCTCGCTTCCGCCGTTCTGGTACACCACCGACGGCGCGCTCGTGCGCCAGTCGCTCACCCGCCTCGACGAGCTCGCGACCCAGCCCCCCGCCGACTGACCCGCCGCCCGGCCGGTCTCGTCGTTACTGCCCGAACGCGCGGAAACGCGCGCCGGCTCCGGTTCTTCGGGCAGTAACGACGCAGCCGACATCCCGGGTCGCGGTTCCTGCGCTCCCCGGCCGGTCTCGGCGTTACTGCCCGAATGACTGGAGATCCGCGCTGAGTCCGGTTGTTCGGGCAGTAACGACGCAGCCCCCGCCAGGCCCAGGAGGTCGGAGCCCGTGCCGACGGCGGCTGCCCGTGGTCAGCGGCGGCGGGCGAGGTAGAGCAGGTACTCCCACTCCATGACGTGCGCGACCGTGCCGTCCTCGCGCGTCGCCGGAGCGCCGTGCGACGCCGCGAGGTCGTCGAGCGCGGCGTCGAGCGCGGCCGAACGCTCCGGGTCGTCGGCGAGCGAGCGGTAGACCGCCACCGTGGGGCCGTAGTTGCGCTTGAAGTACTCCCGGAAGTCCGACGGCGAGTCGAAGTGGTCCACCCGGACGCTGCGCCGCTCGGTCCGCACGTCGCTCACCCGGTCGCCGAGCAGGCCGGCGAGGTGCTCGGGGTCGCCCCACAGCGGTGCGGGGGACGCGCCGGGCGGGGGCGGTGGCGCGAACGGCGCGACCGCCTTGAGCATCTGGCCCACGTAGCCGGCCGGCGTCCAGCTCACCAGCGCGATCGTGCCGCCGGGCCGGGCCACCCGCACCATCTCGTCGGCGCTGAGCTGGTGGTGCGGCGCGAACATCACGCCCACGCACGAGAGCACGGTGTCGAACGACGCGTCGGCGTAGGGCAGGTCCTCGGCGTCGGCCTCCTCCCAGGCCAGGCTCGCCCCCGCCGCCGCGGCGTTGGCCCGCCCGGCCTCGAGAAGCGCCGGCGTGAGGTCGCTGGCCACCACGTCGGCGCCCGCCAGCGCCGCGGGGATCGCGGCGTTGCCCGGGCCGGCCGCGACGTCGAGCACCCGCTGCCCGGGGCCGACGCCGGCCGCCGCCACGAGGGTCTCGCCGAGGTGGGGGATGACGTCGTGCGCCACGGCGGGGTAGTCGCCGAGCGCCCACATCGTGCGCAGCCGGGCCTTGAGGGCGCGGTCGGCGTCGGAGCGGATGTCGATGGTGCTGGTCATGGTCGGGTCTCCCGGGCTCGTGGGGCCGTGTGCCGACGAACCTAGGAACCGCCCGGCGCAGCGACTAGTACGACATCTGTACCGCCGCCGCCACGCCGCCTAGCGTGGCCGCATGGGAGCGACCTACCACCAGTTCTGCCCGGTCTCCAAGGCGATGGAGCTGCTCGACGAGCGCTGGACGATGCTCGTGGTTCGCGAGCTGGTCACCGGCAGCGAACGGTTCAACGAGCTGCGCCGCGGCGTGCCGCGGATGTCGCCGTCGCTGCTGTCCAAGCGGCTCCAGCAGCTGGTGCGCGCCGGCGTGGTGGAGCGGGTGGAGGACGGCGCCGAAGTCCGCTACGTGCTCACCGAGGCCGGCCGCGAGCTGCGCCCGGTGGTGGAGGCGATCGGGGCCTGGGGCGTGCGCTGGATCGGCGAGCTCGGCGACGAGGACCTCGACCCGCGGCTGCTGCTGTGGGACATGCACCGCAACATGGACCTCGACGCCGTGCCCCGCGGCCGCATGGTGATCGGCCTGAGCTTCACCGACGTCGAGCCGGCGCAGCGCGACTGGTGGCTCGTGGTCGCGCCGGACGACGTCGACGTGTGCGACGACGACCCCGGCTTCCCGGTGTCGGTCAGCGTGCAGACCCGGCTGCGCACGATGACCGACGTGTGGCGCGGCGAGCTCACCTGGCGCTCGGCGGTGCGCGACCACGCGATCGAGGTCTCCGGTCCCGAGCGCCTGCGCCGCGCCCTGCCCACGTGGTTCACCTGGTCGGCGTTCGCCGCCGTCCCGCGCCCCGCCTGACCCCCGTCGTTACTGCCCGAATGACCGGAGACTCGCGCGAACTCCGTGCCTTCCGGCAGTAACGACGAGTCCCGGGCCGGGCGGTCCGGGTGCGGGGGCCGTTGGACCCTGCCGCGGCCCGGCCGGAACGTCGCACGCTGGCAGCGGACCGATACGCGCGGCCCACGCCTGTGCCGGCACCGCGGGAGGTCGCCATGCGCTCGCACATCGGGGTCCGCACCGGGTCCGGCGGCGCCGCCGCCCTGGCCCTGGCACTGCTGCTCACCGCGTGCGTCTCGTCCGA is a window from the Frankiales bacterium genome containing:
- a CDS encoding DEAD/DEAH box helicase, with amino-acid sequence MAEAVAATLAGRGHLLVQAGTGTGKSLAYLVPAILHAVSPERRVVVATATLALQHQLVSRDLPRVADALEPILGRRPTYAVLKGRHNYVCLDRLNRGADDREDSDADALFAAPTTVLGRQARDLRAWVDETDTGDRDDLPFPVDGRVWRGVSVSGRECVGAQKCAFGQECFAELARERAGASQVVITNHAMLAIHTLDGVPLLPDHDGVVIDEGHELVDRATGAVTNELSAAMLERAVSRARRLLDPDLVERLESAHEALDVELAVRAEGLFGPVRVETVEGSLLLALASVRDTTHAAIGALAADSSSKDDPEANAAKSRARGLLGEVHDVAGELLSLDEQKVAWLDPGERRTPTLRIAPLTVAGLLRSTLFDESRVVVTSATMQLGGSFDPVARSFGLDLADRLEPEAPVTSTGGSGPAVRRPARTKPGAWTGLDVGSPFDYGRQGILYVAASVPPPGREGTDTAAMDELADLIGAAGGRTLALFSSWRGVERAAEHLAESLPDRLLDRGIVPLDAPVLVQKRGDSVADLVSRFAAEPRSVLLGTLSLWQGVDVPGEACHLVVIDRIPFPRPDDPLIAARSRYAEEHGGNGFTAVSVPRAALLLAQGVGRLIRSSTDRGVVAVLDPRLATARYGEYLRRSLPPFWYTTDGALVRQSLTRLDELATQPPAD
- a CDS encoding methyltransferase domain-containing protein is translated as MTSTIDIRSDADRALKARLRTMWALGDYPAVAHDVIPHLGETLVAAAGVGPGQRVLDVAAGPGNAAIPAALAGADVVASDLTPALLEAGRANAAAAGASLAWEEADAEDLPYADASFDTVLSCVGVMFAPHHQLSADEMVRVARPGGTIALVSWTPAGYVGQMLKAVAPFAPPPPPGASPAPLWGDPEHLAGLLGDRVSDVRTERRSVRVDHFDSPSDFREYFKRNYGPTVAVYRSLADDPERSAALDAALDDLAASHGAPATREDGTVAHVMEWEYLLYLARRR
- a CDS encoding transcriptional regulator, coding for MGATYHQFCPVSKAMELLDERWTMLVVRELVTGSERFNELRRGVPRMSPSLLSKRLQQLVRAGVVERVEDGAEVRYVLTEAGRELRPVVEAIGAWGVRWIGELGDEDLDPRLLLWDMHRNMDLDAVPRGRMVIGLSFTDVEPAQRDWWLVVAPDDVDVCDDDPGFPVSVSVQTRLRTMTDVWRGELTWRSAVRDHAIEVSGPERLRRALPTWFTWSAFAAVPRPA